Proteins encoded by one window of Deinococcus radiodurans R1 = ATCC 13939 = DSM 20539:
- a CDS encoding ABC transporter ATP-binding protein encodes MVEGGEQGREQSAEGAGLLEARGVHVRAGQTLAVRGVDATFRTGEFAAIIGPNGAGKSTLLRALLGLSGLEAGEVRLNGRPLRTWNRAERSRRLAYLAQSEPLPPETRVRDVVTLGRGAGEWRWGLLPTRPWSEADEEAVNRALDRTDTRRFEDRRVSELSGGEGQRVALARALAAGPELLLLDEPTNHLDLAYTLDLMRSLRREVEAGLGVIAVLHDLNLAARADRLLLLSRGEVLATGTPAEVLTPEHIAAAYGVRVDVTEQAGRPLVIPAD; translated from the coding sequence GTGGTTGAGGGCGGGGAGCAGGGCAGGGAGCAGAGCGCAGAGGGCGCCGGGCTGCTGGAGGCGCGCGGCGTTCACGTCCGCGCCGGGCAGACGCTGGCGGTGCGGGGCGTGGACGCCACGTTCCGGACCGGAGAATTCGCCGCCATCATCGGGCCGAACGGGGCGGGGAAAAGCACGCTGCTGCGCGCCCTGCTCGGCCTGAGCGGGCTGGAAGCGGGCGAGGTGCGGCTGAACGGACGGCCCCTGCGGACCTGGAACCGCGCCGAGCGCTCGCGGCGGCTGGCCTACCTCGCGCAGTCGGAGCCGCTGCCGCCCGAAACGCGGGTGCGCGACGTGGTGACGCTGGGGCGCGGCGCGGGCGAGTGGCGCTGGGGCCTGCTTCCCACGCGGCCCTGGTCGGAGGCCGACGAGGAGGCGGTGAACCGGGCGCTCGACCGCACCGACACCCGGCGCTTCGAGGACCGGCGCGTGTCCGAACTCTCGGGCGGCGAGGGGCAGCGGGTGGCCCTGGCGCGCGCGCTCGCCGCCGGGCCGGAGCTGCTGCTGCTCGACGAACCGACGAATCACCTCGATCTCGCCTACACCCTCGACCTGATGCGCTCGCTGCGCCGCGAAGTGGAGGCGGGACTGGGCGTCATCGCCGTGCTGCACGATCTCAACCTCGCCGCCCGCGCCGACCGGCTGCTGCTGCTCTCACGGGGCGAAGTGCTCGCCACCGGAACCCCCGCCGAGGTGCTGACGCCGGAGCACATCGCGGCGGCCTACGGCGTGCGGGTGGACGTCACCGAACAGGCGGGGCGGCCGCTGGTGATTCCGGCCGACTAA
- a CDS encoding (2Fe-2S) ferredoxin domain-containing protein, protein MTNGPKYFRTSGHLLLCRGSSCQQRNSVLLHKALWNALERDGLAYYKQGGSVRLTDSGCLGACKFGPTLCVYRERDGQLEQAWYAGVDFPLARAVAQAVHEGGELPDQGRYGGSPDNAGNP, encoded by the coding sequence ATGACGAACGGCCCCAAATATTTCCGCACCTCCGGTCACCTTCTCCTGTGCCGGGGCAGCAGTTGCCAGCAGCGCAACTCGGTCCTGCTGCACAAGGCCCTCTGGAACGCGCTCGAACGTGACGGCCTCGCCTACTACAAGCAGGGCGGCAGCGTTCGCCTCACCGACAGCGGGTGCCTGGGCGCCTGCAAGTTCGGCCCGACCCTGTGCGTCTACCGCGAGCGTGACGGACAACTGGAGCAGGCGTGGTACGCCGGGGTGGATTTTCCGCTGGCCCGCGCCGTCGCCCAGGCGGTGCACGAGGGGGGAGAGTTGCCGGACCAGGGGCGGTACGGCGGCTCACCGGACAACGCCGGGAACCCCTGA
- a CDS encoding ATP-binding protein, with protein MTAQTTAQPKARTLGELLQTPEYAGRKPFDGQRRLVQDEVRDNLTRKLRSGEELFPGVVGYDDTVIPQLVNALLARQNFILLGLRGQAKSRILRAITELLDPEVPVIDGVDMPDDPLNPIGAEGQHLLEAHGMELPIRWLPRADRYVEKLATPDVTVADLIGDVDPIKAARLGTSLGDTRSMHFGLLPRANRGIFAVNELADLSPKVQVALFNILQEGDVQIKGYPIRLELDVMLVFSANPEDYTARGKIVTPLKDRIGSEIRTHYPTDVQLGMDITAQEAVKEEGVVVPPFIAELIEDIAFQAREDGRIDKLSGVSQRLPISLMELACANAERRSLVSGDAPVVRVTDVYAGLPAITGKMELEYEGELKGADNVAKDLIRKAAGAAYARSYGSADTRELEKWFDQGNVFRFPQGGDASAALKATGEVPGLSDFAAQVAGSSDDAVRVSAAEFILEGLYGRKKLSRAEELYAAPEPELKRERGGRWN; from the coding sequence ATGACCGCCCAGACCACAGCGCAGCCCAAAGCCAGGACCCTCGGCGAGCTGCTGCAAACGCCGGAATACGCCGGGCGCAAGCCCTTCGACGGCCAGCGCCGACTGGTGCAGGACGAGGTGCGGGACAATCTGACCCGCAAACTCCGCAGCGGTGAGGAGCTGTTTCCCGGCGTGGTCGGCTATGACGACACCGTGATTCCCCAGCTCGTCAACGCGCTGCTCGCCCGCCAGAACTTCATTCTGCTCGGGCTGCGCGGTCAGGCCAAGAGCCGCATCCTGCGCGCCATTACCGAGCTGCTCGACCCCGAAGTGCCGGTGATCGACGGCGTGGACATGCCCGACGACCCCCTCAACCCCATCGGCGCCGAGGGCCAGCACCTGCTCGAAGCGCACGGAATGGAACTGCCGATTCGCTGGCTGCCGCGTGCCGACCGCTACGTGGAAAAACTGGCGACCCCCGACGTGACGGTGGCCGACCTCATCGGCGACGTGGACCCCATCAAGGCCGCCCGCCTCGGCACCTCGCTCGGCGACACCCGCTCCATGCACTTCGGCCTGCTGCCCCGCGCCAACCGGGGGATTTTTGCGGTGAACGAACTCGCCGACCTCTCGCCCAAGGTGCAGGTCGCGCTGTTCAATATCCTTCAGGAAGGCGACGTGCAGATCAAGGGTTACCCCATCCGCCTCGAACTCGACGTGATGCTGGTCTTTTCGGCCAACCCCGAGGACTACACCGCTCGCGGCAAGATCGTCACGCCGCTCAAGGACCGCATCGGCTCGGAAATCCGCACCCACTACCCCACCGACGTGCAGCTCGGCATGGACATCACCGCGCAGGAAGCCGTGAAGGAAGAGGGCGTGGTCGTGCCGCCCTTCATCGCTGAACTGATTGAAGACATCGCCTTCCAGGCCCGCGAAGATGGCCGCATCGACAAGCTCTCGGGCGTGTCGCAGCGCCTGCCGATTTCGCTGATGGAACTCGCCTGCGCCAACGCCGAGCGCCGCTCGCTGGTCTCCGGTGACGCCCCGGTGGTGCGCGTGACTGACGTGTACGCGGGCCTCCCGGCGATTACCGGCAAGATGGAGCTGGAATACGAAGGCGAACTCAAGGGCGCCGACAACGTCGCCAAGGACCTCATTCGCAAGGCGGCGGGCGCCGCGTATGCCCGCAGCTACGGCAGCGCCGACACCCGCGAGCTGGAAAAGTGGTTTGACCAGGGCAACGTCTTCCGCTTCCCGCAGGGCGGTGACGCGTCGGCAGCCCTCAAGGCCACGGGCGAAGTCCCCGGCCTGTCCGACTTCGCCGCGCAGGTGGCCGGGAGCAGCGACGATGCCGTGCGCGTGTCCGCCGCCGAGTTCATTCTGGAGGGACTGTATGGCCGGAAAAAGCTCTCCCGCGCCGAGGAACTC